One window of the Notolabrus celidotus isolate fNotCel1 chromosome 23, fNotCel1.pri, whole genome shotgun sequence genome contains the following:
- the LOC117807294 gene encoding uncharacterized protein LOC117807294, with the protein MDKDDDEREFPDHHVFSRVLGMFDGNPGFQRILRLGLQAELDGANEEIYQIRDCSKLPIEPTEYLKASNWTSDGRFLGNYTRPANSVPVTNLNAFASLHVTASENKQAKETDSEKRGGVLQETKKYKGKAERKRLKKQRQKEKKRLDELEKEKQTSGKNEDGEDHTKECKTEKGKADNNVFKNKDLAIYKQWACGKDTDSSDCSDEDDSCEEEGGTEDDSGDFEELDMTSTFVSKAADIARRKLEQKPKPEKKRSPVKEEAKTSPDKACDKAVTEKKDPVTASSLTVEDNVRRSTELANAGNRSASSGDFKTAVKYFTDAIKFNPTEFKLFGNRSFCFEKMQEYEKALADAELSLSMRPGWVKGLFRKGRALAGLKRYNEASQAFREVLKLDGSYAEAAQELMRVQMTQLMGYGFTREQSSNALIIHGTVEKALEVLSKLNKAPGPIQNGALPPARVVNVSGVSPVLSATNPAPPPLPLQSQIVPKTPLKDIPVQNMSFVQSRPNPVLNQAARTNIKDQNQPQELFPVWVGNLFNPVSESDISRLFNKVGVVHSVKLLSFKRCAFVNYTKQEYCDEAIHRFHGFDLNGAKIAVRYPDRIPQGMGISRSALRADDLQDEEMRYEYGFGRNASGGRTLYGPYRHVSSDYKGNYKY; encoded by the exons ATGGATAAGGATGACGATGAGAGAG AGTTCCCAGACCATCACGTTTTC TCAAGGGTTTTGGGTATGTTTGATGGAAACCCAGGTTTTCAACGAATATTAAGACTTGGTCTTCAAG CTGAGCTAGATGGGGCAAATGAGGAGATTTACCAAATACGCGACTGTTCAAAGTTACCAATTGAGCCAACTGAGTACCTAAAGGCGTCCAACTGGACCAGTGATGGTAGATTTCTAGGGAACTACACAAGGCCAGCCAACTCTGTTCCAGTAACTAACCTCAATGCATTCGCAAGCCTTCACGTCACAGCATCGGAAAACAAGCAGGCCAAGGAGACG GATTCCGAAAAAAGGGGCGGAGTATTACAAGAAACCAAAAAATACAAAGGAAAGGCGGAGAGGAAGCGGCTGAAAAAGCAG agacagaaggagaaaaaacGCCTCGATGAGCTGGAGAAGGAAAAACAGACCTCTGGAAAAAATGAAGAT GGAGAAGATCATACCAAGGAATGTAAAACAGAGAAGGGTAAAGCAGATAACAACgtgtttaaaaacaaagatttggCCATTTACAAACAATGGGCGTGTGGCAAAGATACAGACAGCAGTGACTGTAGTGACGAGGATGACTCCTGTGAGGAAGAAGGGGGCACTGAGGATGACTCTGGTGACTTTGAG gAGCTGGATATGACGAGTACATTTGTGAGCAAAGCTGCCGATATAGCCAGACGTAAACTGGAGCAGAAGCCCAAACCTGAGAAGAAGAGAAGCCCGGTTAAAGAAGAAGCTAAAACCAGCCCGGACAAAGCGTGTGACAAAGCAGTGACCGAAAAGAAG GACCCTGTCACTGCTAGCAGCCTTACTGTTGAAGATAATGTTAGAAGAAGTACCGAGCTTGCAA ATGCAGGGAATAGGTCTGCTAGCAGTGGAGACTTTAAAACAGCCGTGAAGTATTTCACCGATGCGATTAAATTCAACCCGACAGAGTTTAA gcTGTTTGGCAATCGTTCCTTCTGTTTCGAGAAGATGCAGGAGTATGAGAAGGCGCTGGCTGATGCAGAGTTGTCTCTCAGCATGCGTCCAGGCTGGGTTAAAGGTCTGTTTAGGAAGGGCAGAGCTCTGGCAGGTCTAAAG aGGTACAACGAGGCGTCTCAGGCTTTCAGGGAGGTTCTGAAACTGGACGGCTCGTATGCTGAAGCTGCTCAGGAGCTAATGCGGGTGCAGATGACACAACTGATG GGGTACGGTTTCACTCGGGAGCAGAGCTCAAATGCTTTAATTATTCACGGGACGGTAGAAAAAGCACTAGAGGTTCTGTCCAAATTAAACAAAGCACCAG GACCCATTCAGAATGGCGCCCTCCCACCAGCTCGAGTAGTGAACGTCAGCGGAGTCTCCCCAGTACTTTCAGCCACAAAccctgcacctcctcctcttccccttcaGTCCCAGATTGTACCAAAAACCCCACTTAAAGACATACCAGTCCAGAATATGTCATTTGTCCAGAGTCGACCAAATCCAGTTCTTAATCAGGCTGCAAGGACCAACATTAAAGACCAAAACCAACCACA GGAGCTGTTTCCCGTCTGGGTGGGAAACCTGTTTAACCCAGTCTCTGAGTCCGACATATCCCGCCTGTTTAACAA GGTCGGGGTCGTCCATAGTGTGAAGCTTCTCTCCTTCAAGCGATGTGCCTTCGTGAACTATACAAAGCAAGAGTATTGTGATGAAGCGATCCATCGTTTTCAC GGCTTTGATCTTAATGGTGCCAAGATTGCAGTGAGATACCCGGACAGGATTCCTCAAGGTATGGGCATTTCCAGATCTGCTCTCCGAGCTGACGACCTGCAGGATGAGGAAATGAG GTATGAGTACGGCTTTGGGAGGAACGCAAGTGGAGGCAGAACGCTCTACGGTCCGTACAGACACGTCTCCAGCGACTACAAAGGAAACTACAAATACTGA